One window of Salmo salar chromosome ssa11, Ssal_v3.1, whole genome shotgun sequence genomic DNA carries:
- the LOC106562804 gene encoding titin, with amino-acid sequence MEIEAPTASMDPKFKDCLVVRAGETFVIGADILGTPLPRVKWLKDGKEIDKTSPRTEVVKTFERTVLTVLDCIRIDGGQFVLSLSNVPGKKDIPVNVKFLDRPGPPDGPMKITAVTAEKATLHWSHPLQDGGASVSHYIIEKRVTNRVSWTVVEPETQAVSYKVTKLVPGTEYIFRVKAVNRFGTGDPLESDPVTACCPFKPPSAPSTPEASAITSDSMVLTWNRPENDGGSEMDGYIVEKRDKDGVRWTKCNKRRLNDIRFRCTGLTEGHSYEFRVSAENSAGLGVPSEPTGYIKACDPLYPPGPPYNPRVTDHSTTTVSISWTKPIYDGGAAIKGYVVEMKEVTEEEWTTCTPPTGVEETHFTVKTLKENREYNFHICAINTEGVGEPADVPGTVVTSERLEAPEIELDSDLRKMVSVWACATLRLFVPFRGRPDPVVKWSKMEGSLTEHAHIEVTSTYTVLVIHTVNRLDTGKYALTLENIGGMKSAFINVTVLDSPSAPEHVEVKDITGDSVSLSWEPPLIDGGAKITHYIVEKREAQRRAFTSVSDNCGRNRMKIDNLIQGGLYYFRILAVNELGVGLPAETPEPIKVSQAPLPPGKVTVVDVTHDSVSLSWEKPDDNGGSRIKCYVVEMQTKSDDKCTVCSEIRGLRSTIDGLLTGEEYSFRISAVNETGKSEPKLLAEAVVVNDDTMEPIIDLMCNSFSVKAGDDLKIDVPFRGRPEPEVSWNKDGVELKETTKVSFLTSNNSSKITIRNTTREESGNYEITLTNTVGRKSAIKAVTILDKPGPPGAIKVDEVNADYISLSWDPPLYDGGCPISNYVVEKRDTTTTTWKTVSATVARTSIKVPRLTQGTEYQFRIAAENRYGVSRAVESASVVAQYPFEVPGPPTTLHVAQATKSFMLVTWNEPANDGGSPIIGYHLEMKDYSSIRWTKTNRRRLIADTEFKVNGVEESLQYEFRVSAENIAGVGPYSKATEPIAARDPCDPPANLTVTDITRTSISLTWSKPENDGGAKVTGYIVERRELPDGCWLKCNFTNLQETCYDIEGLTEDIQYDFRVIAKNSAGVLSEPSQCTGGITVKDNVVLPRIVLDNKYKKLVIVKAGDVLRIDADISGCPRPVISWSKDGEKIEVKARLEITSTHTTTTLLVRDTIRRDSGQYTVTVQNIAGTRSLSVNCKVLDRPGPSTEPLDVTGLTAEKCTLTWGPPQENGGADILHYIVEKCETSRVTWTSIYEDVKATTCKVTSLRKGNEYILRVKAVNEYGEGEALESEPTKATDPFTVPAAPTDVEITSVTSETMTICWKRPESDGGSSISGYVIEKREKSGLRWVKVNTKLVNDLRVKASNLCEGCEYEYRVYAENVAGLSPPSIPCKLTKAEDPQFLPSPPAKPKVIDKTKTSVTLSWNKPLFDGGAAVTGYCVEYKRTDEEDWCGSVSNTENTEFTVVGLTSGAEYVFVVKSINKIGVSEPSLPTDPQAAEDREEEPQFNISNEMRKTLLVKDGSSFTLTVPFRGKPVPDVMWDKADVDLRVRASIHTTDTVTSITVEQATRDDSGKYTVTLQNVAGKVTCTLNVRVLDSPGPPCRVGVKDVTKCSATVTWDTPENEGGAAVTNYLVDIREVSNKGWTRVTDSCPRLTYRVSDLQEGGVYYFRVTGENQYGIGLPAETKYGATITEKPSPPQTIEVTEITKESVSLSWTKPENDGGSRITSYRVDALEKGQDKWVKCGVTKTVHFVVYDLKEATQYFFRVRAENHAEFSDPTEMALPVLVKGQLEPPEMNMNKFPDNIVYVRAGSNLKCQIPLTGKPAPKICLSKNDVVLKSTMRFNSEVTPEYLIISLRESTATDSGRYDICASNTSGASRSFVTIVVLDRPSAPVGPIGMSEVTEDSVSLTWLPPRYDGGSPITNYIIMKRETRNANWTEVSSVVVKCTMKIMKLITGLEYQFRIRAENRYGISEYIDSATVKVDLNYTVSEAPSPPIVTSVTRESITVAWTEPNWNGGRPVVGYHLQMKDKNSILWQTVNKTVIRAAHFKVTNVIVAGLIYEFKVAAENAAGCSPLSKISDAVLAIDACEPPTNVRITHIRKSSISLEWLKPSYDGGSKVTGYLIEKKEGERDRWTKVNLTNVSDTHYTVTELNECVVYEFRVVAKNAAGSVSNPSVTAGPAMCVDTDDYEED; translated from the exons ATGGAAATCGAGGCACCGACAGCATCGATGGATCCCAAGTTTAAGGACTGTCTAGTCGTCCGTGCTGGCGAAACGTTTGTTATCGGAGCGGATATTCTGGGGACGCCACTCCCCAGAGTCAAGTGGTTAAAAGACGGAAAAGAAATTGATAAAACTTCCCCGAGAACGGAGGTCGTAAAAACATTTGAACGCACCGTTTTAACAGTTCTAGATTGCATCAGAATAGATGGCGGACAGTTCGTCCTGAGTCTCAGCAATGTGCCTGGAAAGAAAGACATACCTGTCAATGTTAAGTTTCTCGATAGACCTGGTCCACCTGATGGTCCAATGAAGATAACTGCTGTGACTGCAGAGAAAGCCACCCTTCACTGGAGTCATCCGTTACAAGATGGCGGTGCCAGTGTTTCCCATTATATCATTGAAAAGAGGGTAACCAACCGCGTGTCATGGACTGTAGTCGAACCGGAAACCCAAGCTGTCAGCTACAAAGTGACTAAACTTGTACCTGGCACTGAGTACATCTTCAGAGTTAAAGCAGTGAATAGGTTTGGCACTGGTGACCCTCTTGAATCAGACCCGGTTACTGCATGTTGTCCGTTCAAGCCGCCCAGCGCTCCTTCCACACCTGAAGCAAGTGCTATAACAAGCGACTCAATGGTCCTTACATGGAATCGACCAGAAAACGATGGTGGTTCAGAAATGGATGGCTATATCGTTGAAAAACGTGATAAAGACGGTGTTAGATGGACAAAGTGTAACAAGAGAAGACTTAACGATATCCGGTTCAGATGCACCGGACTCACCGAGGGACATTCCTATGAGTTCAGAGTATCTGCTGAGAATTCTGCTGGTCTGGGAGTGCCAAGTGAACCAACAGGATATATCAAAGCTTGTGACCCTTTATATCCACCAGGTCCTCCTTACAACCCTAGGGTGACAGACCATTCAACCACAACCGTGTCTATCTCATGGACAAAACCCATCTATGATGGTGGAGCAGCCATCAAAGGATACGTTGTTGAGATGAAGGAAGTAACGGAGGAAGAGTGGACAACTTGTACACCACCAACTGGTGTAGAAGAAACACACTTCACTGTGAAAACACTGAAGGAAAATCGAGAATATAACTTCCACATCTGTGCGATTAACACTGAAGGAGTTGGGGAACCAGCTGATGTCCCAGGGACTGTAGTTACATCCGAAAGACTTGAGGCCCCTGAGATTGAACTAGATTCAGACCTTAGGAAAATGGTGTCAGTTTGGGCGTGTGCAACACTACGTCTATTTGTCCCATTCAGAGGAAGACCTGATCCTGTAGTCAAGTGGTCCAAGATGGAAGGATCTCTTACTGAGCATGCACACATTGAGGTCACAAGCACCTACACAGTCCTTGTCATCCACACTGTCAACAGACTTGACACTGGCAAGTATGCCTTGACTCTTGAGAACATCGGCGGTATGAAGTCTGCTTTCATTAATGTCACAGTGTTGGATTCACCAAGTGCCCCTGAGCACGTTGAAGTCAAGGACATCACCGGAGATTCTGTATCACTATCCTGGGAGCCTCCACTGATTGACGGCGGAGCTAAGATCACACATTACATTGTGGAGAAGAGAGAAGCTCAAAGACGGGCTTTTACCAGTGTTTCAGATAACTGTGGAAGAAATAGAATGAAGATCGACAACCTTATACAAGGGGGACTTTACTATTTCCGCATACTAGCAGTTAATGAGCTCGGTGTGGGTTTGCCAGCAGAAACACCAGAACCAATCAAGGTATCACAAGCTCCTTTGCCTCCTGGTAAAGTTACCGTTGTAGATGTTACTCACGACAGCGTGAGTCTGTCATGGGAAAAGCCTGACGATAACGGTGGTAGCAGAATCAAATGCTACGTAGTGGAAATGCAAACCAAGAGCGATGACAAATGCACTGTGTGTTCTGAGATAAGGGGATTGAGATCAACTATTGATGGGCTCTTAACAGGTGAGGAATATTCATTTAGGATTAGTGCAGTCAATGAAACAGGCAAGAGTGAACCTAAGCTACTGGCAGAGGCTGTCGTAGTAAACGACGACACAATGGAACCTATCATAGATCTAATGTGCAACTCATTCAGTGTCAAGGCGGGAGACGATCTGAAAATCGATGTTCCATTTAGAGGCAGACCTGAACCTGAGGTTTCATGGAACAAAGATGGTGTTGAATTGAAGGAGACAACCAAGGTTAGCTTTCTTACATCTAATAACTCATCAAAAATCACTATCAGAAACACAACGCGGGAGGAATCGGGGAACTATGAGATCACCTTAACCAACACAGTTGGTAGAAAATCAGCCATAAAAGCTGTTACCATCTTGGATAAACCAGGCCCACCTGGTGCAATCAAGGTAGATGAAGTCAACGCTGACTATATTTCACTGTCTTGGGATCCCCCACTCTACGATGGAGGATGTCCAATCAGCAACTACGTAGTAGAGAAGAGAGATACTACCACTACAACATGGAAGACTGTTTCAGCCACAGTTGCCAGAACATCTATTAAAGTTCCTCGTTTGACACAAGGCACTGAATATCAGTTCCGTATTGCAGCTGAAAACCGCTACGGCGTTAGCCGTGCTGTGGAGTCCGCTTCAGTTGTTGCACAGTACCCCTTCGAGGTACCTGGTCCTCCCACTACCCTCCATGTTGCTCAAGCTACAAAGTCCTTCATGTTGGTTACATGGAATGAACCGGCCAATGACGGTGGAAGTCCAATCATCGGTTATCACCTGGAAATGAAGGACTATAGCAGTATTCGCTGGACAAAGACTAACAGAAGACGTCTCATTGCTGATACAGAATTTAAAGTGAATGGCGTTGAAGAAAGCTTGCAGTATGAATTCCGTGTTTCTGCTGAGAATATCGCTGGCGTTGGACCGTACAGCAAAGCCACTGAGCCTATAGCTGCGAGAGATCCATGTGATCCTCCTGCTAACCTTACAGTTACGGACATCACAAGAACTTCCATTTCTCTTACTTGGTCCAAGCCGGAGAATGACGGTGGAGCCAAGGTGACTGGCTACATTGTTGAACGCAGGGAACTTCCAGATGGTTGTTGGTTGAAGTGCAATTTCACCAATCTCCAGGAAACTTGCTATGACATTGAAGGCCTTACGGAGGATATTCAATATGACTTCCGTGTTATTGCAAAGAACTCTGCTGGAGTACTCAGTGAGCCATCACAATGTACAGGTGGCATCACAGTCAAGGATAACGTGGTTCTACCTCGTATTGTCTTGGATAACAAGTATAAGAAATTAGTCATTGTCAAAGCTGGAGATGTTCTGAGAATCGATGCAGATATTTCTGGGTGCCCACGTCCAGTCATTTCATGGTCAAAGGATGGTGAAAAAATTGAGGTCAAGGCAAGACTAGAGATCACTtcaacacacactaccaccacattaCTAGTCAGAGACACTATTCGAAGAGACTCGGGTCAATACACTGTAACAGTGCAGAACATTGCTGGTACAAGATCCCTGTCTGTAAACTGTAAGGTTCTCGACCGCCCTGGACCATCCACTGAGCCATTGGATGTGACTGGTCTGACCGCAGAGAAATGCACTTTGACCTGGGGACCACCTCAAGAAAATGGTGGTGCAGATATTCTGCACTATATAGTTGAGAAATGTGAAACCAGTCGTGTCACCTGGACTTCAATATATGAAGACGTGAAGGCTACAACATGCAAGGTCACCAGTCTGCGTAAAGGAAATGAATACATCTTAAGAGTAAAGGCAGTGAATGAATATGGAGAAGGTGAAGCCTTGGAGAGTGAGCCAACCAAAGCCACAGATCCATTCACTGTCCCCGCTGCACCAACAGATGTTGAAATCACCAGTGTAACAAGTGAGACGATGACAATCTGCTGGAAAAGACCTGAGTCCGATGGAGGAAGCAGCATTTCTGGTTATGTTATTGAAAAACGAGAGAAATCTGGATTGCGCTGGGTAAAGGTGAACACAAAGCTTGTGAATGACCTTAGGGTCAAGGCATCCAATCTCTGTGAGGGATGTGAGTATGAGTACAGAGTCTATGCAGAAAATGTTGCAGGCTTGAGTCCCCCAAGTATTCCTTGCAAACTGACAAAAGCGGAGGATCCACAATTCCTGCCATCACCACCAGCTAAACCCAAAGTCATTGACAAAACCAAGACTTCTGTAACTCTTTCATGGAATAAGCCATTGTTTGATGGGGGAGCTGCTGTAACAGGATACTGTGTTGAATATAAGAGAACAGATGAAGAGGACTGGTGCGGCAGTGTTTCAAACACAGAGAACACTGAATTCACTGTCGTTGGATTGACATCTGGAGCAgaatatgtatttgttgtcaaaTCCATCAACAAGATTGGTGTCAGTGAGCCAAGCCTTCCTACTGATCCACAagcagctgaggacagagaagaggAACCACAGTTTAATATCAGCAATGAGATGCGAAAGACTCTTCTTGTAAAGGACGGCAGTTCATTCACCTTAACTGTGCCATTCAGGGGCAAGCCTGTTCCTGACGTTATGTGGGACAAGGCAGATGTTGACCTGAGAGTGAGGGCCAGTATTCATACCACTGATACCGTCACGTCTATCACAGTGGAACAAGCAACAAGAGATGACTCTGGAAAATATACAGTGACTTTACAAAACGTTGCTGGAAAAGTCACATGTACATTAAATGTCAGGGTTCTTGACTCTCCTGGTCCACCATGCCGTGTTGGGGTCAAGGACGTTACCAAGTGCTCTGCAACAGTCACCTGGGATACCCCAGAAAACGAAGGTGGTGCTGCTGTCACCAACTACCTTGTTGATATTCGTGAGGTGAGCAACAAGGGATGGACCAGAGTCACAGATTCATGTCCTCGTCTGACCTACAGAGTGTCAGACCTACAAGAGGGAGGAGTGTACTACTTCAGAGTCACTGGTGAAAACCAGTATGGAATCGGCTTGCCAGCTGAGACCAAATACGGAGCAACGATTACAG AAAAACCCAGCCCACCACAAACCATCGAAGTCACCGAGATCACCAAGGAAAGTGTGTCCCTGTCATGGACCAAACCTGAGAATGACGGAGGTAGCAGAATCACCAGTTATCGAGTCGATGCTCTCGAGAAGGGTCAGGATAAATGGGTGAAGTGTGGCGTCACCAAGACCGTCCACTTTGTGGTGTACGACCTGAAGGAAGCTACTCAGTACTTTTTCAGAGTTCGTGCTGAAAACCACGCTGAATTCAGTGACCCTACAGAAATGGCTCTCCCTGTGTTAGTTAAAGGGCAACTTG aacctcctgagatgaACATGAACAAGTTCCCTGACAATATAGTCTACGTCAGAGCAGGATCAAACCTGAAATGCCAAATCCCACTTACTGGGAAACCTGCGCCAAAGATTTGTCTTTCAAAGAACGATGTTGTGTTGAAGTCAACGATGAGATTCAACTCTGAAGTAACTCCTGAATATCTTATCATCAGTCTTCGTGAGAGCACCGCTACTGATTCAGGAAGGTACGACATATGTGCCTCCAACACCAGCGGAGCTTCCAGGTCTTTTGTGACCATTGTGGTCCTGGATAGACCCAGCGCCCCAGTTGGTCCTATTGGAATGTCTGAAGTGACAGAGGACAGTGTGAGTCTGACTTGGCTTCCTCCTCGTTATGACGGCGGAAGCCCCATCACAAACTACATAATAATGAAACGAGAAACGAGAAACGCCAACTGGACTGAAGTCTCCTCAGTCGTTGTGAAATGCACAATGAAAATCATGAAGCTCATAACAGGACTGGAGTACCAGTTCAGAATCAGGGCTGAAAATCGCTACGGCATCAGTGAGTACATCGACTCTGCAACCGTCAAAGTGGATCTTAACTACA CCGTTTCCGAAGCTCCGTCACCTCCGATCGTTACGTCTGTAACCAGAGAAAGCATCACCGTCGCCTGGACGGAGCCGAACTGGAACGGAGGAAGACCAGTAGTTGGATatcatcttcagatgaaggaCAAGAACAGCATCCTGTGGCAGACGGTTAACAAAACCGTTATCCGCGCCGCACACTTCAAAGTGACAAACGTCATCGTCGCTGGTCTCATCTACGAGTTCAAGGTGGCAGCAGAAAACGCAGCTGGATGCAGTCCCCTTAGCAAGATCTCAGACGCTGTACTGGCGATTGATGCTTGTG agcCTCCAACCAACGTCCGGATCACTCACATCAGAAAGTCTTCCATCAGCCTTGAGTGGTTGAAGCCTTCTTACGATGGTGGTAGCAAGGTCACAGGTTACCTGATTGAGAAGAAAGAGGGCGAAAGAGACAGATGGACGAAGGTCAACTTAACCAACGTTTCTGACACACACTATACGGTGACAGAGCTGAACGAGTGTGTGGTTTATGAATTCAGAGTCGTGGCAAAGAATGCAGCTGGATCGGTCAGCAATCCGTCCGTCACTGCCGGCCCGGCGATGTGTGTGGACACGGACGATTACGAAGAAGATTAG
- the LOC106562805 gene encoding CCAAT/enhancer-binding protein gamma: MSERSQQKINTEQNGGTVSVIQSQASGPPPTSGPPGGSLQQVPQLVPVTPAGRGGGKATPPSKMKKTSGDKDSDEYRQRRERNNLAVKKSRMRSKQKAQDTQQRVNELKEENERLEAKIKLLSKELSVLKDLFLEHAHNLADNVQAPGVEGASPAHNNNNNNNNNGACNNNNSQ, translated from the coding sequence ATGAGCGAGCGGTCGCAGCAGAAGATAAACACGGAGCAAAACGGAGGGACTGTTAGTGTGATCCAGAGCCAGGCTAGTGGACCACCACCAACATCAGGACCACCAGGAGGAAGCTTACAGCAGGTACCCCAGCTAGTCCCTGTGACCCCAGCCGGAAGAGGAGGAGGCAAGGCCACCCCACCCAGTAAGATGAAGAAGACATCAGGGGACAAGGACAGTGACGAGTACCGTCAGAGGAGAGAGCGGAATAATCTGGCAGTGAAGAAGAGCAGAATGAGATCTAAACAGAAGGCCCAGGACACGCAGCAACGCGTCAACGAGCTGAAAGAGGAAAACGAGAGGCTGGAAGCTAAGATCAAGCTGCTCAGCAAGGAGCTGTCTGTCCTCAAGGACCTCTTCCTGGAGCACGCTCACAACCTGGCCGACAACGTCCAAGCACCCGGTGTAGAGGGGGCCAGCCCcgcccacaacaacaacaacaacaacaacaacaatggggcgtgtaacaacaacaacagccagTGA